The genomic region AATATCATTTTTGCTCTCTTATCTATCATATTATTTGATTTTTAAGAGATTCAAATTCTGTTCTGGCGTCATTAAAAGTATGTTCATTGAGTTCAAACTCACCATACCATACATAATCATAGAGATAGGATATTTTCTTAAAACGTTCTTTAAGTATAGGTTCATCGAGCTCTCTATAGTAGTCTGAGTTTGTTTTTTGAAAATCCCACTCAATTTTTTGATTTGCACTTAACCACTTTAAGGCATCTAGATATAGATATCGTACCGCATTTCTATAATTACCAGTTGCAACGCTATCCTTTATTAATTGGGTTAAATCTATTTGTTCTATATGAGTTTCTTCCATATTAATCGTGGCAGCTACTCTAGAGTGACGAGTTAACAAGGATTGAGCACTTTCTTTAGATAACAATCTTACTAAAAAGTAAATACCTACTGCTGCCATGATTGTAAAGATGAGCACTTTTAAAACCTGCGCCCAAAAAGGATCAATTTCGATTCCAAAAACATCTCCTATCCAGTTAAATATACCATTGAGAAATCTTGTGAAAAAATTATCTCCTTCATCAGAGACTTCATAGTAGTAAAAATCATTGCCAGTATAAAGTTCTCTCAAATCTTCTCCTAAATCTGGAATGTCCAGACTTCGGTCATCATAATCACGATTTAAGGTATCTGTAATTTCTCGAGGACGTTCCTCTATTTTAGGAATGAGATCTTGTAGTGATTGCGCTTTCGCGAAAGCGGACATCAAAACAAGCCATAAGAAGATCAATTTTCTCATATGTTCTCACCTATTTTTTCAATTCGGGAACGCAAATAAGTATTGTTTTTAAATTCATGTAAATTAAAGTAAACAAATGCGTTAATGGTTTGTGATAGTAATTGGATGAACATTAACATTAAACAAAAAAGACTAATAACTACAACTAATAAAATCTGACCAAAAACACTTTCATCTAAACTAGTTCCTGACTCAACCGTATGAAAGATGTAAACACCTACTAACACCGCCGGTAAAATATTAAGAGCCATTAGCGATATTTGAATAATTAATCCTAATACAAAATTAACTCCTATAGCCTTCCAGAAATTACTGAATAGGAGATCCCACGCTTCTCCAAAAGCGCCAAAAACGGTGGAATCATCATTATGTACATAACTAAAAATAGTAAGACTGATCCATGCATTAAAACCTAGCCCTATAAATAAACTAATAATTGAACCTAAGATGGGTATAAAAGCAAGTATTACTTGAACAATTATGTACAAAAAGTATAACCCGATAGCTACTAGTGCCACTAGAAAAATACCACCCAAATGTCGTTTTGCTTTTTCCCATGCATCTTTACGTGGTATATTGTTGACTTTACGTATTTCATATAAACTCACATATGCACTAGATAATGTATAGTTTAATAACGTAGCCACTAACATTACAAGAATCAAAAGAATCAAACCTAGACCTGTCATGATTGCCGCAGACTCCTCTGCATTTGATCCACCTATAGAATAACTATTTTGAGCAATTGCTATAGCTACAACACCAGTGATCATCAAATAAACACTGACTAAGATAAAGATGACAAAAACGCCATTATAACCTACAAACATGTTAATGATTTCTTTAAAGTTTCCTTTTAGAAAATCAAAATAAGCAGATATTATTCCTCCAAAATCTCTACGTAATCTGGGCTCTATGTATTTCCTCATTTTTTCTTTTTAGGTAATTAGGATAAACAATGTAATATCCTACAATTATAACAGAACTTAATAACAAAATTGCATATTTAAGAATAGATGGCATAAATGCATATCTAGTTACAAATCCTTCAATAAATCCTGCAACTATAAATAATGGTATGGTACTGATAAGTACTTTGAGTCCTTTCTTTGCTCCTTTGACAAATGATACTCGCCTAGAATAAGTACCTGGAAATAAAATAGAGTTTCCCATAATCATGCCTGCAGCACCGCAAATTACAATCACAGATAACTCAATGGTACCATGCAGCATAATAACACTCCAAGCTTCTACAGCCACATCCTCATTAGAAAACATAGCAAAAAAAGTTCCTACCATTATACCATTATTAAATAATATATATCCAGACCCTATGGAAGTAAGTAGTCCTGCTGCAAAACATAGCATACCTACTTGTATGTTATTTTTAGTAATCCATAGAAACATACCTAGAGCACCGTCATCTTGATAAATACCAGTAGGGTTACCGTTTCTTATATTTTCTAAAGTTTCATTCACATAACGATCACCTAGTATTAATCTCGTAAAAGAATCGTCATATATAGTACTTATAGCACCTATGGCAACAGCAACCATAAATATGGCAAAGGCATAAAACAAAGTGCGTTGATGATTTGCAAAAAATAAAGGAAACTCTATTTTCCAAAAGTCGATAATACGATTACCACTTTCTTTCTTATTAATATAAATTTTTTGATGTGCCTGACTCGCTAAAGAATTTAAATAAAGTAAAGTTTTACTTTTTTTGTAATAAGTTTGAGCAAATGATAAATCATTAGTCAATTGTATATAAAGCTCTGCAAGGTAATCTGGATCAATTTTAGAATTAGAGTCTAGAGCCTTTTCAAATGCCACCCATTTTTCCTTATTTTGCTTCACAAAAGCTGCTTCACGCATAGCACGTTTTTTGGCTAAGATAAAAACTAATTCCAGCATGTCCAACACAAATGTAAATACAGCTCAAAATGTAAATATTAACTATCAAGTTTCTAGTTTAGGACATCGCATAGTTGCCTTTATCATAGACTTATTGATAATGGCTGTCTATTTAATACTTATTGATTACATAGGTCTAGGCTTTAGAGATATAGTAGACAATAACACTTATTTTGGCATATCAGAATTATTATTTTTACCAGTTGCCTTTTATAGCCTCTTCTTTAATATTGCCTTTGGCGGTAGGACACCTGGCAAATTTATAATGAAAATGAGAGTGGTAAAAATAGATGGATCACCTGCACGATGGTCTGACTATCTAACCACATGGATCATAAGATTGATAGATATATGGTCTACCAATGGCGGTGTAGGTATCATTGCTATCATTTTTACAGAAAAAAATCAGCGTTTAGGAGACTCAGCATCAGATACCATAGTGATCGATGCTCGAAAGAAAACTAAAATCAGTCATACTATTTTAGAAGAGGTAGATCATAGTTATAAGCCCACATTTATGATGGTCAATAACTTAAGTGATAATGATGTTAATGAGATTAAAGAAATTTATAGACTTGCTGAAGAAAGTCTTGATTTTAAAGCTTTACATCAATTGCGCAATAAGGTAGAACAACTACTACAAACAAATTCAGAATTGAGAGACGGTATATTTATACGTACTGTCCTTAAAGACTATACATACCTCACACAAGGACGTTAGATGGATTTTATACAAGTAATTGATTTATTGGGAACGGTAGCGTTTGCCATATCTGGTGCGCTAGCCGCTTACAATAAAAAACTAGATGCCTTTGGTATTATTATCATTGCATTTGTTACCGCTGCTGGTGGTGGTACGTTAAGAGATATCTTACTAGGAGTAAGTCCCGTATCCTGGATGACTAATATGAATTTAGTCTATACCATATTAATATGTGTACTGGTAACTTTCATTTTTAGTCAAAGGTTATTAAAACTACGTAAGACACTCTTCTTTTTTGACACCATAGGTATAGGTCTATATACTGTTGTAGGACTAGAAATGGGTATCACCGCAGGGCTACATCCATTTATATGTGTAACTCTAGGTTGTATTACTGCTTGTTTTGGTGGTGTGATTAGGGATATACTTGTAAATGAAATCCCTGTTATTTTCCGTAAAAATATTTATGCTACTGCTTGTATTGCAGGTGGAGCAATTTATTTTATCCTTAGAAAATTTGAAGCCCCAGAAAATATCACCTTTATAGTATCTGGAGTTTCAGTAATCGTTATACGTATGCTAGCCGTTAAATTTAAATGGCAGCTACCACGTCCTTACATTGATTAAATTATAGAACGGTGGTTTGTGTGATGACGCTTTCGCGAAAGCGTCACTTAAATAATTCATAGCTTAATCCTTACCAGCTTTAAATAAAAAATCCTT from Nonlabens arenilitoris harbors:
- a CDS encoding RDD family protein; protein product: MSNTNVNTAQNVNINYQVSSLGHRIVAFIIDLLIMAVYLILIDYIGLGFRDIVDNNTYFGISELLFLPVAFYSLFFNIAFGGRTPGKFIMKMRVVKIDGSPARWSDYLTTWIIRLIDIWSTNGGVGIIAIIFTEKNQRLGDSASDTIVIDARKKTKISHTILEEVDHSYKPTFMMVNNLSDNDVNEIKEIYRLAEESLDFKALHQLRNKVEQLLQTNSELRDGIFIRTVLKDYTYLTQGR
- a CDS encoding stage II sporulation protein M encodes the protein MREAAFVKQNKEKWVAFEKALDSNSKIDPDYLAELYIQLTNDLSFAQTYYKKSKTLLYLNSLASQAHQKIYINKKESGNRIIDFWKIEFPLFFANHQRTLFYAFAIFMVAVAIGAISTIYDDSFTRLILGDRYVNETLENIRNGNPTGIYQDDGALGMFLWITKNNIQVGMLCFAAGLLTSIGSGYILFNNGIMVGTFFAMFSNEDVAVEAWSVIMLHGTIELSVIVICGAAGMIMGNSILFPGTYSRRVSFVKGAKKGLKVLISTIPLFIVAGFIEGFVTRYAFMPSILKYAILLLSSVIIVGYYIVYPNYLKRKNEEIHRAQIT
- a CDS encoding trimeric intracellular cation channel family protein, which produces MDFIQVIDLLGTVAFAISGALAAYNKKLDAFGIIIIAFVTAAGGGTLRDILLGVSPVSWMTNMNLVYTILICVLVTFIFSQRLLKLRKTLFFFDTIGIGLYTVVGLEMGITAGLHPFICVTLGCITACFGGVIRDILVNEIPVIFRKNIYATACIAGGAIYFILRKFEAPENITFIVSGVSVIVIRMLAVKFKWQLPRPYID
- a CDS encoding DUF4129 domain-containing protein, which codes for MRKLIFLWLVLMSAFAKAQSLQDLIPKIEERPREITDTLNRDYDDRSLDIPDLGEDLRELYTGNDFYYYEVSDEGDNFFTRFLNGIFNWIGDVFGIEIDPFWAQVLKVLIFTIMAAVGIYFLVRLLSKESAQSLLTRHSRVAATINMEETHIEQIDLTQLIKDSVATGNYRNAVRYLYLDALKWLSANQKIEWDFQKTNSDYYRELDEPILKERFKKISYLYDYVWYGEFELNEHTFNDARTEFESLKNQII